GCGATTCTGCGGATTTCAGTCCTTGAACTTCGATTTCTTCTCCTTCTAACACTTCTTTTACCATACAAACATAGCGAAATTCCGTCTTTTTTCTACTGCCAGACAAAAATCTCACCAGAAGAAATTTTCCCTTAGTGATGTTTTCCAATGTAGGACAGAAGTATTCAACCTCCTCTTCATCTTTACTGATGTCAATATCATTGTTACTGTCATCTAAATCGATGTTTATATCATCTTCACTCATCTCTTCAAAGGGTTTGGGTGCTGAAACGCTCTGACCGGGTTCTGCTGAGAGCAGTTTTCTCCTACGTCGGGGTTCTGAGTGAGAGCTGTACCTAAGATCTTTCAAGAAATTGGTAAGAGAGCACCTTATCTCGTTTTCATTAATGGCAGAGACAACAGTTGTCTCTGATTAATGGCGTCTTGTGGTAACTTTTCTAAAACCCTGTTGGGGTTGAATGGTGAAATGCCACAGGCCTCGAAACCAGAAAGTAAATTTCTTTTTATGGCACTTTTTTCTATATCTGGCCTTTTGGGTATTACTTTATCCATGGTTTGAAGTGTCTGCTTCAACAGCTTAGGGAATTCATTTTTTGGGATGCCAGAAGTTTTGGAATTTTGCATCTTCCAGGATGTTAGTGTTTTTCTCCAGCTTTCTTTCAAGGGCCTGAAAAATGCAACATCCAAAGGTTGGCAAATGTGAGTGGAGTTAGATGGCAAGCatgcaaatataatattatttttttcacattgtCTTAGAACATCTGGATTGAAGTGCGATGCTAGATTGTCCCCTATTAACACTTTTTTTCCCTCCAATCGCTTAGCGTGTGGTAAGAAACAAGTGACAAACCAATCATTGAAGGTTGACATGTCAATCCAGCCGTGTGAGGTCCGATTATATCGTGAGCCCAGTGAGCAACATGGTTGGTCGCAGCATGGGCTGCCCTTGGGACCATCTTCTGTCCAAGTGTCCCATAAATTTTCTGCCTTATATATGACGTAAGGTGGCAGAAGGGTACCTGAGGCGGATCCGCAAACCATAATCGAAGTTGCAGATTTTGAATGATTGCATATTCTTTCAGGATATTTGGTTCCCCTTCGGTAGATGCACATTTTCTTTCCAGGATCATCCGAGACATTAGATTCATCatagttgaaaatattttcagcgGGAACATTTTCAATGGTTTTTCccaagttttcgaaatattttttaatcGAATCAGGTGAAACTTCCGCTCGGCTCTTTTTAATATTACTTGCTAATATTTTACCGACAACACCTCGATGCCTTTTTAACAAGTTATTCAACCAGTCAGGTCCTGGGATATTCTCGTTGAATCGAGATACGGTTCTACCACTTTTGTCCAAAAAACTCTTGACGAACATTCTTAAATCCATAGCGCTTAGTGGATATCCCCAGTCTGCACAAGTTAAGACGCTGTTAATAATGACCATTTCCTCTTCATACGTGAACACAGGTTGCCCACCGCTCTTCTTGATCTTACATCCATGGTACCTGTTATTTAAAGTTCCGTAGGCCAATCTGTATTTCTTTGCTGCCTTTCGTAGCGATAATCCATTCTCCAATACGTCGTGCAACGCATTATTAACTTGTTCTTCACTGAAATTTCCGTAAGTTCTGGAACCTAACTTTCTTTTGTATGTTCTGCCCATTCTGAGTGATGTTTTCCAACCTGCGAAAAATAGTGTGAATTAATTTTCGGAAAGTACAAAACGTGGGGTGGGATTGATCACTTGATCAATCTCACCCCACTTAATATTCTCCGCCATATTTAAAAAACAGGCATTCATTAAAATGCTAAATagataaaatcactatcagagCTCGTGACAGAAAATTTTTACAACACAAAAAGTAACAAACTCACCTCTGTTTTTCTTTTTCCACCAAAAGTATCCAAGCTATGAAAATAGGTCAAAAATTAGGGTCAACTTCACAACAATATATCTTCCTTCCAGTGTTGATCACGAACTAACAATAACGTGCACTAGTATTAGGCAACCctaaggaaataaaaactacgACGTACAGCAACTAACTCACATTGTTGCCAGTTTTATGTGCATATATGTGATTCAATGACAAGTGATCAATTTCACCCCGGCAGATCAATCTCACCCCGTTTTACGGTACTGCTGAACCACCAAGTTAATATAGCCTGTATTACCGAACATTGGAAATCTGAGGAGGAACTGAAAAACTATGTACCTGGAGGGTATAAAATAGCCACGTCATTTTGCAGAGAGAAAGGTCATCATGGTGGATGCGCAATCTATGTCGAAGAATTTATAGAATGCTTGGATAGACTTGATTTCAAATCGTTGAATTTACCTAACTGGTTTGAATGCTGTGCTACTCAATTAGTTATTGATAATATTAAGTATATTATAATTTGTATTTACAGGCCGAACACTACACCTagcattgatatattttttgagaaaattaacaTATTGCTAGAACAATGCCTTATTGAAAAAACCAATGTACGAGGATGGATTGATAAGTAGGTACCCGTGCTAGGCAACAGAGGGAACTGTAGGTAAAAAATCTGTAAACTATCTTTTAGTGCCATCCTTCAAACGACATCTGTCAAAATTTCGCACTAATTCATCGAGTGGTCTTGATTGACCGTCATTTCATAGTAAACAACTTCGTGATAttctgaaaaatggaaaaagagCAATATCGTTCAGTGATTGGATTCGTTTATTTGGAAGGGAAAGCGTGCGAGGAAATCAAAGATCGGTTCGTAGCTGTTTACGAGGACCTTGCACCTTCGATGACAACCATCAGATATTGGTTCAATGAATTCAAACGGTGCCGAACATCAGTGTTCGATGAGGACCGCTCAGGATGTCCGAAAGGGGTGACTACGAAGGATATGGTCGATAAAATCCATGATATCGTGTTGGCCGATCGCCGAGTGAAGATTAGAAAGTTTGCTGAGATGGTTGACATTCCATAAAAATGCGTGTCCAATATTCTACATCAACATTTGGAGATAAAGAAGCTATCGGCAAGATAGTTCCCCGTTTGCTGACAGTGGATCAAAAACGAAATGGTGTGACAACTTCGAAGGACTGTCTGCACCTATTTAAGACTAATCCAAGCCAGTTTCTGCAGCGATTCGTAACCGTTGACGAAACCTGGATCCACCACTATATACCAGAAACCAAGGAACAGTTGAAGCAGTGGACATCTCCAGGCGAACCTGCTCCTAAGAAGGCGAAGGCGGTGCCATCGGCCGGAAAGGTTATGGCCactgttttttgggattgccaaggAATAATCCCCATTCTCTACTAGGAAAAGGGAAAGACAATAACAGGGCAATACTACAGTgaattattggatcgattcgacgcCGCATTCAAGGAAAAACGCATCCTTACGTACCGGACAAAATTGCTCTTCCACCACGACAACGCACCAGCTCATTCATCAGCAGTCGCCACTGCAAAATTGGTCGAATTGCTACCTCACCCACCATATTCACCAAATCTGGCACCGTGTGACTTCTTTTTGTTTCCAAACATGAAAAAACGGCTCGGCGGAAAGCGGTTCACGTCAAACGAAGAGGTCATCGCTGAAACGGAGGCCTATTTTGTAGAGTTCAAGAAATCATATTTTTCACAAGGCGTGAAAAAGTTGGAATATCGCTGGGCTAAGTGTATCGAGCTAAAAGGAGACtatgttgagaaataaatatgaaaaatttcaaaaaattgagttttcttTCCAAACACGGGTACTTATCAATCCAGCCTCGTAAAAATGGCAGGTGACTTCAATATAGATATTCTATCCCATTCTAAAGAGTCTAAAATGTTTCTAGGAATTTTAGATgaatttgatatgaagataaCAACAAGAGAACCCACTAGAGGAAATGCATGTCTGGACAATGTCGTTACCAACGTTGATGGAAATACCACAGTTATTGAGGAACACCTATCGGATCATTCAGGTCAGAAATTCATATTTAGTTCTACTTCACTCTTGAAGAACTTacaatcaaaacaaaaataaatcagaCATAACTCTGAAGAAAACCACCTAGTTTTTAAAACGCTTTTAGAAGACTACATACAAATTACCTGAGAATGAGGTGGATGAAATGTGGAAGTTATTTTTTGATAatttcaaaactaattttgatATAGCTTTTCCGCTTGAAATGATAGATGTTAAGAAGAGAAGGAGAATAAAGACGACCAGAGAGATACAATCACTAAAACATGAGCTGGATATATTGTTCATCCTAAGCAGATATAAGCCTGAATTATTAGACCAATATAGGAAGCTGAAGAGAGCATATGATACTGCATTGAGTTCCCATAAGAGAAATACTTATAATAAAGTCATTGACAAAGCAGACAACAAGACGAAAGCTGTATGGAATATCATCAAGGAGTTAACAAACAAACCCAAAAAGCCTACTTATAAACTCCCTCCAAAATACATTAATCAATCTGAGTTTTTACAACTAGCAAACGACTTCAACAATCACTTCCCCAACATCGCATCCAGTATAAGTTCTGCATCCACACCTGAATTTGTAAGTAACAGAAATCATTCAAAATCTTTCTACCTATTTGAAGTCGATGAAAACGAGATATTATCAACTGTAGGTcgaatgaagaataaattttcctCCGGATATGATGGTATCCCTTTCACTGTGGTCAAACATCATATTTCGTTTATAGCAACCCCACTTTGCTTCATCATAAATGCATCCTTCAAAGCTGGAATTTTTCCCGAAGCATTAAAGATGCCCTGCTATAAGAAAGGCAACCTTGATAATCTTTCCAATTACAGACCGATGAGCTTGATAACATCCTTTGctaaaattttcgagaaaattcttGTTGTCAGAATGCGGAAGTTCTTCAGAAAGTTTAACCTCTTGTCTAATAAACAGCATGGATTCACCAGTGGTAAATGTACAGAAAGAGCAGTGTTCGAGTTTACACAGAGGATTTTCTCTTCTCTTGAACAGGACAATGTTTCAGCTGGATATTCGTCGATCTTTCTAAAGCGTTTGACTGCGTTGATCACAAAATACTACTTCAGAAACTAGCAGAAAAGGGAATTGGGGGTATTCCATTGAAGCTGATTTCAAGTTACTTGTCAGAGAGAAAACAGATGGTTATTATGTTGGATGTAGGAGATGAGGTACTCTTTTCTTCCGAGGTAACATTATCGGTGGGGATTCCACAGGGTACTATCGCGGGCCCGATATTGTTTGTTGTCTATGGTGATGACCTTCCAGATACTTTGGAGCAAGAAATGACCGCTGAACACTTAGAAGTATGTGCCTTGGAGCGGGTAAACACCTCTGAACACTTAGAAGTAGATACCTTCTTGTACGCTGATGACACTAATGTTCTTATTTCATCCCATAATGTGGAACAGTTGACAAATGGCCTGAAAACTGCTGTCTCAACGATAAAGCATTGGTGTTGTCGCAATGCACTGACACTAAATTCCGAAAAAACAAATGTAGTATACTTCTCCAATAACAGGTCCAGCATCACGTACCCCGAAAGTGTCAGAGTGGATGATGATAATATAGCTACAAACCCAAATACAAGACTTCTCGGAATATCAATTGACAGATATTTAAATTGGGGTCCACACTGTGAAACAATGGTACCAAGGCTCAACTCAGTGATATAAACACTTAAGGCTATTAAAAACTGTGTAGatacccagtcaaccagtttcagtcacagggaagttgtagggaattaccactgtggaaatgcgacttcacaatgttgatttaaaaaaaggccaccagtacttactggagagtgcttaatgtccgcaacatcgcatatcgcgggtaattacccagtacatcacatagtaggtgtaaaaaaagcaccatagacagcaacattgcgacatctcattttggaggtttttggaacgattattttgacagaataaactaccaaagtgtatcctctattgaagttatattcatgttcaatttgataattaccatcgtggcaatcaatttgcactctatattcgaggcgctccgagcaaaagtgacccaagctacaatttttctgaaattggatTAATAGTAAGAACTgcctaaaaatgaatcaaaattttatatactcgtaaactcaatttcagaaaaattgtagcttgggcctcttcagctctgaacgcctcatttttaccctgtgtttactcttacctacatataccgggtgtcccagagcttttaggccagcaaatatctcagttacctgcggaaaaaaaaaattgaaaaaaatacttgtcgtaggagaccatacgctctttcatgcagaatagcaaaatccaccccctgacaaacaacccccgagaaaccacccctaacttttgtttttcaaatggcacccccatgtttgttatgcttcaacttacagtttttttcatttctcattcaatgatgtatcatggtagctagaatggcatgcagaattatggaaaataaaaatacaaatgaaatacgaatttatacgctcagctgtattgttactgtaacattatactaaagaaaatgttttataacataaattataataaacaaaaagttctaacattttattgactcttttttttcaacatccactttttcttgtctctacaatgtggactaattcgatcagtccaattaacagtacccactaacgaattcaattttatcgagtgactatctttacaactacatattatgatatatcattgattaagaattaaaaagagctgtcagttgaagccaaacaaacatgcgggtgccatttgaaaaacaaaagttaggggtggtttctcgggggttgtttgtcagggggtggattttgctatgctgtatgaaagagcgtatggtctactacgacaagtatttttttcaattttttttttccgcaggtaactgagatatctgctggcctaaaagctctgggacacccggtatttcgcattctgctctcatcctcaaaagggaaattgaacaactatatgaattactgatatctttttattcaagattaatatgtttcatacaaatccaaatatataacaTAAAGAAcgtatatcttgttataaatcttcattccacttcaggaacggcatggtccagctgaagaagaaaaaatcagagctgtattgatagtaataaattgagtgtcatgaaaaatcgaacaacagtaaaaggtgattttttccagcacagtatctaaaatgataatttgaagttctatcgatgattcaaataaattccaagtttgattttgaaggttgtgaatatcacttatgacttaataatcacctaaattcatatgaggtatgttgaaagttgaacgttacaaaggtgcaaaaatggggaggataagggggccaagaagtgatcatgatatagtcattatttcaataggttatataactactcaccttttttCTGCacattaattaatcaatcaacgtcaagttacacttaactaaaacgaaatttaataatagatgaacagctcggttaaaaaaattattctcaaaattcattcataaagattttgtttgtttattctctcaacacaacgcagtcacagcacgaaacacgaatagtcacaccacgttttgcatagcgggatttaggttatgagttaacctcgagaccacgtgttgataaatagaacatttcagacagttactgaaagtttttcttagagaagtcgctgggtagagttcatcgaaattcattcacaacacatcatttcatgttctaaaaatatcacagattcaatatttcaaaaatatcaacagagagaagtcgcatagtagtagctatgttcacttcatcggaacatctcgatatgatgtttcATGCAACaactagggatctaaagttgaggaattcgcaaacttaacaatatgcggacgttaatgtccacaatgtgaaatcttgagtacatccatgaaaattctcaaagaagcgcttcaatgcgatatttttgggtactccctgcgacttactgttacatttctggttgactgggtatTAACATATTGAAGACATTTATTATGCTGACTTCCAGTCAATCTTTTCCTATGGTATTGTTTTTTGGGGTTCTAGTTCACAGGCTGAACAtatttttataactcaaaaatctgCAATGAGAACGATGTTTAATATTAAATTCAGATCATCATGTAGAAGTTTTTTTAGAGCAAATAACATTTTAACAGTGCCTGGTTTGTATATCTAGAGAGTGTTATAGTTTTTTCGTATATAATCCCACtattttgaaatgtacaaaaatgaGAATGTAACAAGAAGAATACATGAATATTTTTATCCAATTCATAAGTATTCTAATACAGAACGTGGCACACTATACATGGGAATCAAGTTGTACAATTTACTCCCTAAGTCCATTAGAAATATTTTAAAGTACGAGCCATATCGTAAGGCAATATATATGTTGATATTGAACTGTGAACCGTATACTCTCACCGAATTCAGAGAGGCTTGTAGGGTACATGTGTGAGGGTTCATTTTGTTATCTGTATGATgataattctgaaaataaaattattattattattaaccatTTAGTTTTTTACATAATACTGTTAAAAATGCTATCAAATCAGCTAATGAATGATGCGAAGATATACTACGTGTACCATTTTGAGTAAGGAAGTAGTTCCGTAACGGTGTGAAGTTGGAATACCGTTTGACGGAAATAACCGAAGGCTTGGAA
Above is a window of Coccinella septempunctata chromosome 5, icCocSept1.1, whole genome shotgun sequence DNA encoding:
- the LOC123314035 gene encoding jerky protein homolog-like, encoding MGRTYKRKLGSRTYGNFSEEQVNNALHDVLENGLSLRKAAKKYRLAYGTLNNRYHGCKIKKSGGQPVFTYEEEMVIINSVLTCADWGYPLSAMDLRMFVKSFLDKSGRTVSRFNENIPGPDWLNNLLKRHRGVVGKILASNIKKSRAEVSPDSIKKYFENLGKTIENVPAENIFNYDESNVSDDPGKKMCIYRRGTKYPERICNHSKSATSIMVCGSASGTLLPPYVIYKAENLWDTWTEDGPKGSPCCDQPCCSLGSRYNRTSHGWIDMSTFNDWFVTCFLPHAKRLEGKKVLIGDNLASHFNPDVLRQCEKNNIIFACLPSNSTHICQPLDVAFFRPLKESWRKTLTSWKMQNSKTSGIPKNEFPKLLKQTLQTMDKVIPKRPDIEKSAIKRNLLSGFEACGISPFNPNRVLEKLPQDAINQRQLLSLPLMKTR